One window of the Oncorhynchus mykiss isolate Arlee chromosome 5, USDA_OmykA_1.1, whole genome shotgun sequence genome contains the following:
- the sgsm1b gene encoding small G protein signaling modulator 1 isoform X3, translating into MGEAETRQKLLRNVKKEVKQIMEESVTRKFVHADSSHIISFCAVVEACVLHGLKRRAAGLLCSNKVAALFMKVGKSFTPAEELCQKVQELEQLIETNRQAQLNNGSVQKQPGLTNLPPQGLRNLWIRTALMEKLLDKIVMYLVENSSTFYDSEAILMDPVDGPILASLLVGPCALEYTKVKTADHFWTDPSADELVQRHRIHSGHCRQDSPSRRPALIQKRQSSGSMEDRPILWARDYVESLHQNSRATLLFGKNNVLVQPRDDMEAIPGYLSLHQTADLMTLKWTPNQLMNGTVADDTEKSVYWDFAMTIRLEEIVYLHCHQQVDSGGTVVLVSQDGIQRPPLRFPRGGHLLQFLTCLETGLLPHGQLDPPLWSQRGKGKVFPKLRKRSPQGSVESVSDKEEDEATDYVFRILLPGTPSDFVAPELMDQAVNMWHPTPRKSSCFSCSQNGSPVGSLSNGCNQDRAPLKLLCDTMKYQIISRAFYGWLAYCRHLSTVRIHLSALVNPTIIDPNVPHDARGGLTVDVWSSFLQDCSAYDEHELLRMVYYGGVAPTIRKEVWPFLLGHYHFDMTQKRRLEVDKQVRAYYEQTMKEWLGCEAIVKQREGEKHAEAIAKCNSVERPGPVQRDSTISTDSSQSTSSEKQIAQSDSSSSTQAFGSVEEVDPIKSEMKPEEGKEVSKIPLKDCPDVANRNVTSESGDPPKKISVGSGLPEQPQSTNNNSPATKLPATDLTVKTVATQPSPEPSEPQGAAFRPVAETQTGSKLTEDLPVSRSAEEPKVMITVDDKAGEEHPKAPTQESKAPESKEVECSELVEIIQIPERVKERGSDKEDMKSLGNIETVNKVAGNELSEVSTTKDPKLPVRAAYATENTDILKLETEVSNVYIPAPPLGEATVNKTQESKASVSEPSCATEPSLTEGNKATTIAVEAGIAEKEDPNFSDIEEITESELQKIKTPQTSEACVCEKDMGSTEEKVSEITETKTLDTVEASVPEKSNTKAAEMTVAIDSEKHAPCMPVLKPPQLEARASVTVTAHSMHSPDTLDSDDSPSALEMEDIPTAWARPLSGLMAPPAAPFLALGRVVSGEPVLHASSNTSLDGTEPTLSEEEPEMESLYPQSDFLVVTDELKPEVSPVVVSPAGTTYSQEQLDLYLLNLHRIDKDVRRCDRTYWYFTPANLEKLRNIMCSYVWQHLEIGYVQGMCDLLAPLLVILDDEVMAFSCFSELMKRMNQNFPHGGAMDSHFANMRSLIQALAIFFPH; encoded by the exons ATGGGAG AGGCCGAGACGCGTCAGAAATTGCTGCGCAATGTGAAGAAAGAG gtgaaacagatcatggAGGAGTCAGTGACTCGGAAGTTTGTGCATGCAGACAGCAGCCATATCATATCCTTCTGTG CTGTAGTGGAGGCATGTGTGCTCCATGGGCTGAAGAGGCGAGCAGCGGGCCTCCTTTGCAGTAATAAGGTAGCAGCACTCTTCATGAAGGTGGGGAAGAGCTTCACCCCGGCGGAGGAACTCTGTCAGAAGGTCCAGGAACTAGAGCAGCTCATCGAGACCAA CAGACAGGCTCAACTAAATAATGGCAGTGTTCAGAAGCAACCCGGATTGACCAACCTCCCCCCTCAGGGCTTGAGGAACCTGTGGATCCGCACTGCTCTCATGGAGAAGCTTCTGGACAAGATTGTCATGTACCTAGTGGAGAACAGCAG TACGTTCTATGACAGTGAGGCCATTCTAATGGATCCTGTGGATGGACCAATCCTTGCCTCTCTGTTAG TCGGCCCCTGTGCTCTGGAGTACACTAAGGTGAAGACAGCCGACCACTTCTGGACAGACCCCTCTGCTGATGAGCTCGTCCAGAGACACCGCATCCACAGTGGCCACTGTCGCCAGGACTCCCCCTCCAGGCGACCTGCCCTG ATCCAGAAGAGGCAGTCCAGTGGCAGTATGGAGGACAGGCCCATCCTGTGGGCTCGGGACTACGTTGAGTCCCTCCATCAGAACAGCAGGGCTACACTGCTGTTTGGCAAGAACAACGTCCTGGTGCAgccg AGGGATGACATGGAGGCTATCCCAGGGTACCTGTCTCTCCACCAGACTGCAGATCTCATGACCCTAAAATGGACCCCCAACCAGCTCATGAATGGCACTGTGGCAGATGACACTGAAAAAAG TGTTTACTGGGACTTTGCCATGACTATTCGCCTGGAGGAGATTGTTTATCTGCACTGCCATCAGCAAG TGGACAGTGGTGGAACAGTGGTTCTGGTGAGTCAGGATGGGATCCAGAGGCCTCCGCTGCGGTTCCCCCGGGGAGGACACTTGCTCCAGTTCCTGACCTGCCTGGAGACAGGCCTGCTGCCACACGGACAACTCGACCCCCCTCTGTGGTCCCAGAGGGGAAAG GGAAAGGTTTTCCCTAAGTTGCGGAAGAGGAGTCCGCAGGGGTCTGTGGAGTCTGTGTCGGATAAAGAGGAGGACGAGGCCACTGACTATGTCTTCCGGATCCTGCTCCCTGGTACTCCGTCAGACTTTG TGGCTCCAGAGCTGATGGACCAGGCGGTGAACATGTGGCACCCCACCCCCAGGAAGTCCTCCTGTTTCTCCTGCTCTCAGAACGGATCCCCTGTTGGCTCACTATCCAATGGCTGCAACCAGGACAGGGCTCCCCTGAAACTCCTCTGTGACACCATGAAGTACCAGATCATTTCCCGTGCTTTCTATGGCT GGCTTGCCTACTGCCGTCACCTGTCCACCGTTCGTATCCATCTCTCTGCCCTGGTCAACCCTACCATCATTGACCCTAACGTGCCTCATGATGCCCGGGGAGGGCTGACTGTGGATGTCTGGAGCAGCTTCCTCCAGGACTGCTCT GCGTATGATGAGCATGAGCTTCTGCGGATGGTGTACTATGGTGGTGTGGCCCCTACAATACGCAAGGAGGTCTGGCCATTCCTGCTGGGACACTACCACTTCGATATGACCCAGAAACGTAGGCTGGAG gtggataAGCAGGTGCGGGCCTACTATGAGCAGACTATGAAGGAGTGGCTGGGCTGTGAGGCCATTGTcaagcagagggagggggagaagcaTGCTGAAGCCATAGCCAAGTGCAATTCTGTGGAAAGACCAGGACCAGTGCAGCGAGACTCCACCATCAGCACTGAT TCCTCACAGAGCACCAGTTCAGAGAAACAGATTGCCCAGAGTGACTCCAGCAGTAGCACACAG GCATTTGGGTCTGTGGAGGAGGTGGATCCGATAAAATCCGAGATGAAGCCAGAGGAAGGCAAAGAGGTGTCCAAAATTCCATTGAAAGACTGCCCAGATGTGGCCAACCGAAATGTTACCTCAGAATCTGGAGACCCACCCAAAAAAATCTCTGTTGGCTCAGGTCTTCCAGAACAGCCCCAAAGCACAAACAACAACAGCCCTGCAACAAAACTTCCTGCAACTGATTTAACTGTCAAAACAGTTGCCACTCAGCCATCACCAGAGCCATCAGAGCCCCAGGGAGCTGCATTTAGGCCAGTGGCAGAGACCCAAACTGGGTCAAAGCTAACCGAGGATCTCCCTGTCTCAAGATCAGCAGAGGAACCAAAGGTCATGATAACAGTTGATGACAAGGCAGGGGAGGAGCATCCTAAGGCTCCAACACAAGAGTCCAAAGCCCCAGAGAGTAAAGAGGTTGAATGCTCTGAATTGGTAGAAATCATACAAATCCCAGAGAGGGTTAAAGAAAGGGGTTCTGACAAAGAAGACATGAAGTCCTTAGGAAATATTGAAACCGTAAACAAAGTTGCAGGAAATGAGTTGTCTGAAGTTTCCACCACAAAAGACCCAAAGCTGCCTGTGAGAGCTGCGTACGCAACTGAGAATACTGATATTCTCAAACTAGAAACGGAGGTTTCTAATGTATATATTCCAGCTCCACCACTAGGCGAGGCCACAGTTAATAAAACACAAGAGAGCAAAGCCTCCGTGTCAGAACCATCCTGTGCCACAGAGCCATCTTTAACAGAAGGAAACAAAGCTACAACaatagcagtggaggctggtattGCTGAAAAAGAGGACCCAAACTTCTCTGACATTGAAGAAATCACAGAATCTGAATTACAAAAAATTAAAACCCCTCAAACCAGCGAAGCTTGTGTTTGTGAGAAAGACATGGGTAGTACTGAAGAAAAGGTTTCAGAAATAACCGAAACCAAAACATTAGACACTGTGGAGGCCAGTGTCCCTGAGAAAAGCAATACCAAAGCTGCAGAAATGACAGTTGCCATAGATTCAGAGAAACATGCACCTTGCATGCCAGTACTAAAGCCACCTCAGCTAGAGGCCAGGGCCAGTGTTACAGTGACAGCCCACTCTATGCATTCTCCTGATACACTAGATTCTGATGACTCGCCCTCTGCCTTAGAGATGGAGGACATTCCCACGGCCTGGGCAAGACCCTTGTCCGGCCTGATGGCTCCCCCTGCTGCCCCCTTCTTGGCCCTGGGGAGAGTTGTTTCAGGGGAACCTGTCCTGCATGCAAGCTCCAACACCAGTCTTGATGGAACTGAGCCAACCCTGTCTGAGGAGGAGCCTGAGATGGAGAGTCTCTACCCCCAGTCTGACTTTCTGGTTGTGACAGATGAACTCAAACCTGAGGTTTCACCAGTGGTAGTGTCCCCTGCAGGGACTACCTACTCT CAAGAGCAGCTGGACTTGTACTTGCTCAACCTGCATCGCATTGATAAGGACGTGAGACGCTGTGACAGAACCTACTGGTACTTCACCCCTGCTAACCTGGAGAAACTACGCAACATAATGTGCAGTTATGTGTGGCAGCATCTGGAGATTGGCTATGTCCAGGGCATGTGTGATCTGCTGGCTCCTTTACTGGTCATTCTGGATGACG AGGTCATGGCTTTCAGCTGCTTCTCTGAGTTGATGAAGAGGATGAATCAGAACTTCCCCCATGGAGGGGCCATGGACTCACACTTTGCCAACATGCGCTCCCTCATCCAG GCACTTgccatttttttcccccactag